A single region of the Triplophysa dalaica isolate WHDGS20190420 chromosome 15, ASM1584641v1, whole genome shotgun sequence genome encodes:
- the tulp4b gene encoding tubby-related protein 4 isoform X5, protein MSRDYEESGQSVGMLAAVEHGPVLCSDSNILCLSWKGRVPKSEKEKPVCRRRYYEEGWLATGNARGVVGVTFTSSHCRRDRNTPQRINFNLRGHNSEVVLVRWNEPFQKLATCDMEGGIFVWIQYEGRWSVELVNDRGAQVSDFTWSHDGTQALIAYRDGFVLVGSVSGQRHWSSEINLESQITCGIWTPDDQQVLFGTADGQVIVMDCHGRMLAHVLLHESDGIVGMSWNCPDFLVENSTESDTESDDPIPAQVQNLKPVLTVSFISGDISLMNNFDDLSPNIIRSGLKDVEVQWCSQGDLLAVAGMERHGLPSDSACASIMRNALVKFYNVQGEHIYTLETPAQRPITTICWGHRDSRLFLACGPALYVVRVEHRVASLQLLCQQGIASALKEERDVGKLNMPSLLCSYVTTAFIPTLKPPIPDPNNIRDFVSYPTAGNERLHCTMKRSEENPEAGGPCYTLYLEHLGGLVPILKGRRISKLRPEFVIMDPKMDSKADEVCVNGMISYMTDSCNCSDSSDIELSDEWVGRKSPKLSRGNRSPKLPRYSKHIRLPKKAPVRSPSLTRREFPVDGFSEHNYLAQVTSNIWGTKFKIVGLATFLPANLGAVIYKTSLLHLQPRQMTIYLPEVRKISLDFMSLPVFNPNVFSEDEDDLPVMGPSGESADNPPCTVNIPIAPIHSPAQAMSPTQSIGLVQSLLANQNIQLDVLTNPTATATAAAAAATAAAASASVSEHSQDSATAQYSVPTRYSNPGQVIFSGQELNNILSGTLPPPPRHLPQQSHQQRQDHQQSKHQQQLQPQQHHLKLQHQSQQQLHQQSLQQQHQQQLQTQQHQQQLQTQQHQQQLQTQQHQQQLQTQQHQQQLQTQTQQHQQSLQQQHQQQHQQQHQQQHQQQLQTHQQSLQQQHLQHQQQLQSQQQSLQQQHVQHQQQLQTQQHQQSLQQQLQTQQHQQSLQQQHLQHQHQLQTQQLQQQHHQLQQQVQQVQQHQQQIHQQQFQQQQHQLQLQHEQMQQQQQQMQQQQQQIRQQIQEMRQQQQQLQQQHQQIQMQHQQMQQQHQQMQQQLKMQMSLQPPPSGYATLSLHQLQLMPQITHPDHPPNRGEQVLTLKVPSRPQSFIEIDTLEVQMRKINPPPPYPGTVVSAAAAVPTIAPPGLLVSNENGNTLSMDPCFTKDEFSLHSVSLQYPTPLGYERITTFDSSGNVEEVCRPRRRLIRNQNAYGMQGMGSSATLKVSSSENKKVLLPYSSATLSRLSVPRYSIPSGDPPPYPDTINQISTIRGPPQRIDSGLIHATLRRDRRESTLKVPQMVDAVRTLPTKSKMNGSLTLSYQPRIPSALYTCTQCSSNTSSTSVSVTGGGTNSSGIAGGTVIRQEFPTGKGSQHSTIIVHSKSASPLASQSSYNLLSPIDNSRDRTVYVNSAFTEDETLSQQCHLEKSVRHLTLGDINLTVKRPPPYQWDSPAAEQLWIPQDQNVLPVPPGPHKPPFILSQPHNLDINRLPFVLSTKPPTNPSSMTLPSHYQLSLSHFPTVVGHGGPQLQPLQSPGHPCPPNDMVGSSPFSQPDPTLVLPPGYTANLTNLGCCTLPPMYPGASSCNNLQLHPMSLHPWSTYNTCPPMPDHSSTLPSKTHQIMEKPVLSPPPPPPAPPPPPPPPPLPPPPPPVEHLNHQITSEAVAESGDSFQEQTSVNESPIPQGAERFSKKSRKRLDSRVEEANMSGVSEGKSKKDSRTLSDFNSLISSPRLGNREKKKPKGQKESLNKAKKLSRTSNEFQDSSESEPELFISGDELMNQSQSSKKGWKSKRNLRTAGELEEIKCRKANEREDRSLGSQGFVYVMANKQPLWNEATQVYQLDFGGRVTQESAKNFQIELDGRQVMQFGRIDGNAYILDFQYPFSAVQAFAVALANVTQRLK, encoded by the exons ATGTCCAGGGACTATGAAGAG TCTGGTCAGTCAGTAGGGATGTTGGCTGCAGTGGAACATGGTCCCGTCCTCTGCAGCGACTCCAACATCCTCTGCCTCTCGTGGAAAGGGAGGGTTCCCAAGAGCGAGAAGGAGAAGCCGGTGTGCAGGAGGCGCTACTATGAGGAGGGCTGGTTGGCCACCGGGAACGCCAGAGGTGTCGTGGGCGTGACGTTTACGTCCAGTCACTGCAGAAGAGACAGAAATACCCCACAAAGAATCAACTTTAATCTACGGGGTCATAACAGCGAG GTTGTTCTTGTTCGGTGGAATGAGCCGTTTCAGAAGCTTGCTACATGCGATATGGAGGGAGGGATATTTGTGTGGATCCAGTATGAAGGAAGGTGGTCTGTTGAGCTGGTCAATGATAGAGGTGCACAG GTTAGTGACTTCACCTGGTCACATGACGGCACGCAGGCGTTAATCGCCTACAGAGACGGTTTCGTCCTGGTGGGTTCAGTGAGTGGTCAGAGACACTGGTCATCTGAGATCAATTTGGAGAGCCAGATCACCTGTGGGATCTGGACACCAGATGACCAACAG GTGCTGTTTGGAACAGCAGACGGACAGGTGATAGTTATGGACTGCCACGGCCGCATGCTCGCCCATGTTCTCCTGCATGAGTCAGATGGTATAGTCGGGATGTCCTGGAACTGCCCGGACTTTCTGGTGGAGAACAGCACTGAGAGCGACACCGAATCGGATGATCCCATCCCAGCTCAAG TGCAAAATTTGAAACCAGTGCTCACGGTCAGCTTCATATCGGGAGACATCAGTTTGATGAACAACTTTGACGACCTTTCACCTAACATTATACGCTCAGGACTGAAAG atgtgGAGGTACAGTGGTGTTCTCAGGGAGATCTCCTGGCTGTGGCTGGGATGGAAAGACACGGCCTCCCTTCTGACTCAGCCTGCGCCTCCATCATGAGGAACGCTCTTGTCAAGTTTTACAACGTCCAAGGGGAACATATATACACATTGGAAACTCCGGCCCAA AGACCCATCACCACTATCTGCTGGGGTCACCGAGACTCGCGTCTGTTTCTGGCCTGCGGCCCGGCTCTGTATGTTGTACGTGTTGAGCATCGTGTGGCCAGTCTCCAGCTGCTCTGTCAGCAGGGCATTGCCAGCGCTCTTAAAGAAGAAAGAGATGTGGGGAAACTGAACATGCCCTCCCTTCTCTGTTCCTACGTGACCACTGCATTCATTCCAACACTCAAG CCGCCCATCCCTGATCCGAACAACATTCGAGATTTTGTGAGCTATCCCACAGCGGGAAACGAACGGCTGCACTGCACTATGAAGCGCTCGGAGGAGAATCCAGAGGCGGGAGGACCCTGCTACACACTCTACCTGGAACACCTGGGGGGCCTGGTGCCTATTCTCAAGGGCCGTCGCATCAGCAAACTACGGCCAGAGTTTGTCATTATGGATCCGAAAATGGATAGTAAAGCAG ATGAGGTTTGCGTTAATGGGATGATCTCCTATATGACAGACAGCTGTAACTGTTCAGACTCCAGTGATATTGAGTTAAGTGACGAGTGGGTTGGGCGAAAGTCGCCAAAGCTTTCCAGAGGAAACAGGTCTCCTAAGCTTCCTAGGTACTCTAAACATATAAG GTTACCAAAGAAGGCCCCAGTACGGTCTCCGAGTCTTACCCGACGAGAATTTCCAGTTGATGGCTTTAGTGAG CATAATTACTTGGCCCAGGTCACCTCTAACATTTGGGGAACAAAGTTTAAGATAGTTGGTCTTGCCACCTTTTTGCCAGCTAACTTGGGCGCAG ttatttataaaactaGTTTGCTGCACCTGCAACCTCGACAGATGACAATCTATTTGCCTGAGGTACGTAAAATATCATTGGACTTCATGAGTCTCCCGGTATTCAATCCCAATGTGTTCAGTGAGGATGAAGATGATTTGCCGG TGATGGGACCCTCTGGAGAGTCAGCCGACAATCCTCCATGCACGGTCAATATTCCCATTGCCCCAATCCACAGCCCTGCTCAAGCCATGTCACCTACACAGAGTATAGGCCTTGTCCAGTCTCTGCTAGCCAATCAGAACATTCAGCTTGATGTACTCACCAATCCCACGGCGACTGCAACTGCAGCAGCTGCAGCCGCGACGGCGGCAGCTGCTAGTGCATCAGTCTCTGAGCATAGTCAGGACTCTGCCACAGCACAGTACTCGGTACCAACAAGATACTCGAACCCTGGACAGGTGATATTCAGTGGACAGGAATTGAATAACATCCTGAGTGGAACTCTTCCTCCACCTCCACGTCATCTGCCGCAACAATCTCACCAACAGCGGCAAGATCATCAACAATCGAAGCATCAACAACAACTGCAACCACAGCAACATCATCTGAAATTGCAACATCAATCACAGCAGCAGCTGCATCAACAATCACTGCAGCAGCAACATCAGCAGCAACTGCAGACGCAGCAACATCAGCAGCAACTGCAAACGCAGCAACATCAGCAGCAACTGCAAACGCAGCAACATCAGCAGCAACTGCAAACGCAACAACATCAGCAGCAACTGCAAACGCAAACGCAGCAACATCAACAGTCGCTGCAGCAGCAACATCAACAGCAACATCAACAGCAACATCAGCAGCAACATCAGCAGCAACTGCAAACACATCAACAGTCGCTGCAGCAACAACACCTGCAACATCAGCAGCAACTGCAATCCCAGCAACAATCGCTGCAGCAGCAACACGTGCAACATCAGCAACAACTGCAAACACAGCAACATCAACAATCGCTGCAGCAGCAACTGCAAACACAGCAACATCAACAATCGCTGCAGCAGCAACACCTGCAACATCAACATCAATTGCAAACCCAACAACTGCAACAGCAGCATCACCAACTTCAGCAGCAAGTGCAGCAAGTGCAGCAGCATCAGCAACAAATTCATCAACAACAATTCCAACAGCAGCAGCATCAGCTACAGCTTCAGCACGAGCAAATGcaacagcagcaacaacaaatgcaacaacagcagcagcagattCGACAGCAAATCCAGGAGATGAGGCAGCAGCAGCAACAGCTTCAGCAGCAGCATCAACAAATACAGATGCAACACCAACAGATGCAACAACAGCATCAGCAAATGCAACAGCAACTCAAAATGCAGATGTCCCTACAGCCTCCTCCTTCAGGTTATGCGACTTTATCCCTGCATCAGTTACAGCTAATGCCTCAAATTACGCATCCAGACCACCCACCAAACAGAGGAGAACAAGTCCTCACCCTAAAAGTTCCCTCAAGACCACAGTCATTTATTGAAATAGACACTCTTGAGGTTCAGATGCGCAAGATAAACCCTCCACCACCCTATCCAGGCACGGTGGTATCTGCTGCCGCAGCCGTCCCCACTATTGCCCCTCCAGGTCTTCTTGTTAGCAATGAAAATGGCAATACACTGTCAATGGATCCGTGTTTCACTAAAGACGAGTTCTCTCTTCACTCAGTTAGCCTCCAATATCCAACTCCACTGGGCTATGAAAGGATCACAACTTTTGACAGCAGTGGAAATGTTGAAGAGGTGTGTCGCCCAAGGAGACGTTTGATACGGAACCAGAATGCCTACGGGATGCAAGGAATGGGCAGTTCCGCTACCTTAAAAGTGAGTTCATCTGAGAACAAGAAGGTCCTGTTGCCATATAGCTCTGCAACCCTTAGTCGCCTCTCAGTGCCTAGATATTCTATACCGAGCGGAGACCCACCGCCATATCCCGACACGATCAACCAGATCAGTACAATCAGAGGTCCCCCCCAGAGGATTGACAGTGGTCTGATTCATGCCACTTTGCGTCGGGATCGTAGAGAATCCACCTTGAAAGTTCCTCAAATGGTGGATGCGGTGAGGACACTGCCCACAAAATCCAAAATGAATGGTTCCCTCACACTCTCCTATCAGCCTAGGATACCCTCGGCTTTGTATACGTGCACTCAGTGTAGTAGTAATACCAGCAGCACTAGCGTTAGTGTCACTGGTGGAGGCACCAACAGCAGTGGAATTGCTGGAGGAACTGTGATCCGGCAAGAGTTTCCAACTGGCAAAGGGTCTCAACACAGCACTATAATCGTCCACTCCAAAAGTGCATCGCCATTAGCCTCCCAGTCCTCATATAACCTCCTGAGTCCTATCGACAACAGTAGAGACAGAACTGTATACGTGAACTCTGCCTTTACAGAAGATGAGACGCTGAGTCAACAGTGCCATCTTGAAAAATCTGTGCGCCATTTAACACTTGGGGATATCAACTTGACGGTCAAACGGCCTCCACCATACCAATGGGACTCTCCCGCAGCAGAACAACTGTGGATACCACAAGACCAAAATGTATTGCCTGTACCACCAGGACCTCATAAGCCACCTTTTATACTTAGCCAACCGCATAACTTGGACATAAATCGTCTACCTTTTGTCCTTTCAACGAAGCCTCCCACAAATCCAAGTTCGATGACTCTCCCTTCGCACTATCAATTATCTCTTTCACACTTTCCAACAGTGGTAGGGCATGGTGGACCTCAACTGCAGCCTTTGCAGAGTCCTGGACACCCATGTCCCCCCAATGACATGGTTGGATCTAGCCCTTTCAGCCAACCAGACCCAACTTTAGTCCTTCCTCCAGGTTATACAGCGAATCTGACAAATCTAGGTTGTTGTACCCTTCCACCCATGTATCCAGGAGCCAGCTCCTGCAACAACTTACAGCTGCATCCAATGAGCTTACATCCCTGGAGCACATACAACACTTGTCCTCCCATGCCGGACCATTCCTCAACACTTCCCAGTAAAACCCACCAGATCATGGAAAAGCCAGTACTCTCTCCCCCACCGCCTCCTCCAGCTCCTCCACCACcccctcctccacctcctctgccccctcctcctccacctGTTGAGCATTTGAACCATCAAATCACCTCAGAGGCCGTTGCTGAATCTGGGGACAGCTTTCAGGAGCAGACCTCTGTAAATGAGAGTCCGATTCCACAAGGTGCAGAGAGGTTCAGCAAAAAGAGTCGTAAACGTCTCGACAGTAGGGTGGAGGAGGCAAACATGTCCGGTGTCTCTGAAGGGAAATCCAAGAAGGATAGTCGCACACTCTCTGATTTTAATTCCCTGATCTCCAGCCCAAGGCTTGGCAATAGGGAGAAGAAGAAACCTAAAGGGCAGAAGGAGTCACTGAACAAGGCAAAGAAACTGAGCCGGACGTCCAATGAATTCCAGGACAGCTCAGAGAGCGAGCCAGAACTCTTCATCAGCGGGGATGAGCTGATGAACCAAAGCCAAAGCAGCAAGAAAGGATGGAAGAGCAAACGTAATCTGAGGACAGCAGGCGAACTTGAGGAAATAAAGTGCCGTAAGGCCAATGAGAGAGAGGACCGTAGTCTTGGCAGTCAGGGTTTTGTCTATGTCATGGCCAACAAGCAGCCGTTGTGGAACGAAGCCACCCAGGTATACCAGCTTGACTTCGGAGGACGGGTGACACAGGAGTCGGCCAAAAACTTTCAGATTGAGCTTGATGGACGCCAG GTAATGCAGTTTGGCAGAATCGATGGCAATGCATACATCCTGGATTTTCAGTATCCATTCTCAGCGGTACAGGCGTTCGCTGTGGCTCTGGCTAATGTTACTCAGAGACTTAAATAG